TAACTTCTAAGAGAAGGATTCATAACCATATagttaaaagaatttgaagaaaaaggaaattctAGTATATATTTAGCATAGTAACTAAATGGTTAATGCATTGTGCAGTTGCTAGTTGTCTAAATGGCATGTCCTCTTGGTTTAAGCATCAAACTTGTTTTTGTCTgtttttgtccaaaaatttGCGAGGacaaaagattaaaagaattcttttcttgaatagaaagggggggggggggggggggggggggcgcagagagagagaggtttgacttCTAGATTTTATCCCCGAAGGTTATGATTTGTAATGAGATATATGTTTGTGTTATTATATGTTTTACTTTATCGAAAAAATGTTTGTGTTGTAGCACACTGGAAGAGTAGCGTTTGCATGACAAATCAATGGTCCATTGCCATTGCTTCATGATGCAACcattaacttaaaaataaaagagggatGCTTTTTAGCTCATTTGGCTTTTCCAAGAAgcgcgcaaaaaaaaaaaaaaaaaaaggaaaaaagaaaagaagaagaagaagaagaagaaagaacgcATTTTGGGATCACTTCTCTAAACACACTTCACTTCAGAGGTGTCAGTAGCGTTTGATCTTGGAGCTTCACGCTCTAAGCACACCTGGTATGTCATTGTTTGTTGTCTATTACATCTGTTGAACTGAGAAGATGGAATTGCTGGCATCAGTCAAATCCTGAATTTCTCTCCTCCCTGAGCCTATGTAGATGACAGTTAATGCTTTTAAACTTGCAAGAGATGGGTTTTTCTACTAATTGATAAACATTATCATGCATGTTTTTCAGGTTGACCTCGGGATCTCAGTTCAAAGAGCTTGTGAGAATGTCACACATCCATTAAGGTTTTTATATCCTTTGGATATTGgtatcaaagaaaaaatagaggCAATAGCCAGGTCATATGGTGCCAGTGGTGTTGAATATTCTGAGCAGGTAAACTCCTGACTCGTTTAATATTGTTTTAGTTCACTTTCTAATTTCAtgatcaattttttcaaattccatCTTTTATGGATTTTAATCTCAAGTTGGacataaatacataaatacTCATAGACCTAGCAcacatgagtatctttataatcCATTCActttatgtgagctattcatctcttcccaataccccggtcccatattgggaagagatgaataccTCACAGAAAGTGAATGGATTATATAAATACTCATGgttgttaagtctcacattgcctagttacttagtgaaactgggctttataagtaatttagggagagctccaaattgactagtccttttggggtgatagtgcagatgtggctaacgcttttccttgggtcgttacaaatggtatcagaatcAGCTAGTAACGTCAAGTCATGTGGTACTAGAACACTGCATGACATGACGCTTCTTACGGGGACGTCAGGAGTTTAAGGGGGGGAAtttgtaacactccggtcctatattgggaagagatgaatagctcacatagagtgagtggtttataaagatattcataggtgctaagtctcacattgcctagttactaggtgaaactaggctttataaatgattctagGGAAAGCTTTAAatcgactagtccttttggagtgatagcgcagatctGGCTAGCATTTTTCCCTGGGTCGTTGCAGATGGGATCTCCAAATCTAATGGTTCAAATGTCTCCATCTCAAGTAGAAATAGAATCTAGTGCTAAGAAATCACGGGGTAACAACTTCACCATAAAAGAAGATAATCTCCTTGTATCGGCGTGGCTAAATACTTGTTTGGATCTTGCAAAAGGAAACGAGCAAGAACACAAGACATATTGGTGGAGAATTTGGGAGTACTTTCACGAGAATAAGACATTCGTTTCTGAACGTATTGAGGTATCTCTAACGCATCGATTGTCAGCAATTCATATGAGTGCGAAAAAGTTTTGTGGATACTTAGCACAAATTGAGTCAATGCATCAAAGTGGATTGAATGAGCAAGACAAGGTATATATTCTATTGAATGTTGTGTCAATGCATCAACCCACCAATAGTGATAGGGTTCTAttcgttttctatttttttcttttaatgcatATTATTAAGGCAAAACTTATGTTTCAAGAATTTGAGAAaactttcattttaatttgaaCATTGTTGGAATGTGTTGATGTGCCAACCTTAATGGATCAATGGCAAGAAAAAATCAAGGAAAAGAACATTTGCAATGACATCTTCTCCTACTCTAGATATGAAAAATTTAGAAGACGGTGATAGCTCAGCCAATCACTTTGTAAATTTGGAGATGCCATAAGGTAGGAAGGTCGAAAAGGAGCGATTGAATAAACGAAAGAGCGAAAATGGTGTGAATGCGGATGTTGTGCAGACATTAAATGAAATAAAGGAAGAGACGAAGAAAATGAATGAGAGGAAAAGTGAACTAATTGAAGAAACATATATTCAAGAGCAAGAGAGACTTCATAATATGCACGAGCGAGAGAGACTTTGATTTAAACAAGAAAAGCTTCAAGCAGAACAAGCGAGAGAAGATGACAAAATTATGCTGATGGATACAAGTGTCTTgtctaaaattcaaaaagaatatatttatCACCGCCAAATAGAAATTCTTGAAAATCGACGAAAGAAGTGGTACTTAACTAATTAAACATGTTATTATTTAGATAGTTTGACTttaaatcactacaaaaaaaaaagcaaattctggacggtttaaaaccgtccagaaatgcgaaaaaaccgtctggaatcaattccagacggttttttctagacggtttaaaaccgtctaggataTAACGTTGCTAAAtaaatttctggacggtttggacaaaaccgtctagaattccagacggttttgtccaaaccgtcCCTAactaattatggacggtttgggacCAAACCGTCCCTAactaattatggacggtttgggaccaaaccgtccagaaaattatggacggtttggtccTAAACCGTCCagatttactcttttttttttttttttttttctggttcccttttacattttattaatataattgatTATATAATGAAAATTCTCTGGACGGTTCGGTTCCACTGCTTGGGGGTTTCAGCGGGATAGGGCCCAGGAGGGACCGTCGCCATCGTAGCCAGGAGGGACCGTTGCCGTCGGTGACGAACACGCAGAGGTCGAAAGGCCTTGGAGGGGCGTGGGGATGCGGCGGACGGCCGGGAAGAGTGGGCCAGGGAAGTGCGGCATGGACCTTGGGGTACATTCGGCGCATTGAGGCCCTTCACGATCTGCTGCGCCATGGCTAGGACTCGATCCTCTCCGCCTGTATTGACGCTCTTCGTGGTCGTGGTGGCCATTTCCGGTTTCGGATTCTTGGGGTTTCAGTCTCAGAGACAGAGAAAAATGGTTCGGTATCAGGAAATTAGGGATTAGAAATTTGGGGATAGGAATAGCGATAGCGAggccattttctcttttctttgttgggTTTGCGTGAGTGCGTGTGTTTGGGTTTCGGAGGAGCTGAGGTTGACGCTGAAATGAAGAGAAGTGGTGGCCATGGGTGGGAGGGTTTCTGGCCGGTTGTGATGTTTCAGGCTAGATCGATTTTTCTATATCCATATGTTTTTTTTGGCTGTAAAGGAAATGGGtggttgtgattttggctggGAAAAAATTTGGATGGATGTGGTTAAATTTGGGGACATCACACGGATTGATGATatggcatgaaaaaaaaaatttccagacggttttaaaagaaaccgtctggaaatgaaattttatggacggtttggtaaaaaccgtccataaaattctctaagaataatatttatagacggttttggatgaaaccgtctataaatttctagacggtttcatccaaaaccgtctggaaatgttaaattccagacggtttagttaaaaccgtctgcaattttatggacggtttaataaaaccgtccataataaattttttacagacggttttgaaaaaaccgtctgcaaatttttttttctagacggttttaaaaaccgtctagaaaaaaaccgtccataaatgccttttttttttgtagtgaatctTTTTGTAAAACAATTGTCAAATGATATTCTATTCTTGCTTTGTTATTGGTGTTGaacaattttaagaaattatatgATGTTTAGTGATAGGTGATAGGgcaaatattattattgttttttaaataatttaatttagacAAAATTTTCAGTGAATCTTCatagaaaagaataataataatgaaaaggatttctttctatctttatttttttcaaaaaattctaagattaaGAAATTCTAGCTTTACTATTTCCCACACATTCTCAGCaacaaaagtgaaagaaaattcAGAATTATTACAACGTATATATCGACTACAGAAAGAAACTTTTCACAGTAAATTCAAGGCCTttggcttcttttcttttctatcatTTATGAATCCAATAGTGGCATTCACATTACAAataattgtaatatatatatatatatatatataaacactacaaaaattacaTACAGAACAAATCACTAATCCCAATTCAGAAAAATGTTAACTGTTGTTTTGTACATTAATGCATCGATCATCTGGTTGCTGAGGAACCAATACAAAAgcgaaaagaatgaaaaaacaaacaaaccatCAATCTCGAGATCTATATTCATTCTTTCGCCCAATTAATCATTTCAAAAACCGTCGTTCCATAGCGATAAATATATGACTTGTAAGAGACCCTTCCAAAATTTCTACGAAGTACTTCGAGATTAACCATACAAACATAAAAGTCAAACAAAAAGACACTATAATCTTCCACTAGCCCactaaaaattaacaaaatttattgAGAACTTCACTTTAACTTCTgaacttttatcatttttgaaaGATGATACCTAAATTTTAAACCGtcttaatttagggtatttattttttagaaagtttcaatctcagtcatccgttagaattttccgttaaatcctatcaaaaattttaaaatactcgtgtttatctttttttaaaaaaatttataaaatttttcaaagattcggGTATAGGTATTTTTAcgaattccgttaaattctaaccaacacctaaatcctagcattttttttttttcaaaaaaaaaatgagtatcttgagaattttgacaggatttaacgaaaaattgtAACGGAGGACCGAGATTGAAATCATTATAAaaaaatggataccctaaatcGAAATATTTTAAAGTTCAGGTAAATTCTTTCAAAATGAGTAACAATTtaagggttataagtgaaatttttcccaaaatttattatcttaGATCCAAAGTTGCGGATTttatcataataaaaataagagagaacTTCACAAAAATGTATTAAACTATCAAACGTTTTGACGGAAAGGTACTGAACTAACATTTCTTTCAAATCGGAgttttaaactatcaaaaacccTTACATAAGGGTATTTCGTACATTAGGATTCGGTGTTAAATCCTGACGGATGTAGACTCACATGACTTCCACGTGATTTTTTACCGGTTTTACCCCCACCTAAACGAATAAATTACACATCTCTCAACCCTTCTTCcccgctctctctctttctcacacACCGATTAAACTCTGCCCAGCTTGGTTCTTGCGATTCTTGATCAAAACATGCATGCAGCAACGCCACAACTCCAATGCATGTCACCGGAATATTTAAAGAAGAAAGAGCCAGGAAATAATACATATGTCCAACACCAACACCACCATATGGCATATACTACGTCGTTTCAAGAGCCACGATCACTTTCCAGTCTTTCCCCTCAGCTTTACGCCCAGAACCTTCTCCATCTTCGTCAGTACGGCCTGGTTCGGCACGGCCTTCCCGTTCTCGTACTCTTGGACCACCTGAGGCCTCTCGTTGATCTGCTTGGCCTGATCCGCTTGGCTCATCTTCTTCTCCAGCCGCGCCTTCTGTATCGCCTGCCTCACATTCGATGAGACCCGGTCCAGCGACGCCGCCTCGTCCAGATTTCTCGCGTTGACGGCCGGAGCCACCTTCTTGTTGGAACCGGCGTCGGCCTTCCTGATCTTCTGCACCGGAGCCCCGGAGAGTAGGGCCTGGTATCGGCTCCCAAACCTGTTGAGCACCATGGGCTCCCAGTCCTGGGTATCGGCTTGGCATCGTAGCTAGctcagagagtgagagagagagagagagagagagagagagagagagagaaaacgcTTCCGACGATAGAGAAGGTATTGGTAGTAGAGAGCGATGAGAATAACCAAGAGGTGGTTTATAGCAGGTAAGGTCATCCAAATATGTTTTCCAATATGGTTTTtaagaattaattttattttattttttccaatttccaTCATGTTATGAGGCCAATAAAGCATGGGACTTGAATGATTAAAAGCTTTCGATCTAGTTTCTTCTTCATGTTTGTCTACCACCTGTGGATCATTTGTATTATTTCAATTACAAGCTTTTCAAACCTGTGCTTCCAAGTACATGTTCATCATGATTTGACGATTGCGGGCAGgttaagaaaatagaaatatggTCCAGAAGATAAAAAGAGTTGAACAATAAACCAACTCTGTTACACTCTGTTTTATGAAGCTAAAACAGAGGAGATGGTAACACTGGCTGAGTAAGCTATAGGCTCTCCTGTAAGTGGTATACATTACCTCTTCAATGCTACCATCTCCTTTATGCCATCTGTCCCAACGACTCTGTTTCTCCCTCTGCTTCCCAAAAGGTACGTTTGTCCTGACGAAAATTGAAATGATCATTGAAGTAgtgttattttcttctcttgtaCGTAGTTGTATTGTATGAATGAGCACCTAGAGGCCTAGTGTGACCTGATAATCAGTCTTTTTGTAGTCATGTGCTTGGAATGCTTCTGAAAACAATCAGATGGCTTTCTGTAAGATCAATTTTATTGTTACCTGATTCTGTTTTTGCTGCCCATTGTCACTTATCTCTTCAGTGTTTTTACATTATtcatttataagaaaataatctataaggtatatatattttttttgtttttcttaaattttcgtTTTTCTCACCGGTTGGGTCAGTCATACACAGGCAAAAAAAGTATGAATGTCAAACTGGGAATTACGGCCGGGAAAAACATTGTTACAGATGACGCATTGCTTCTCCTTCTTCCGGCGAAGAGGAAGAAGCTAGAGGGGCTGTGGTATCTTCGTTAAAATATCTTTACTCTTTGTATTTAACCATTATCTTTTTGGTAATATCTTTGTACtcgttatataaatatatataccattGTTGGAGACATGCATGGAGAGATCGAGATAAAGGAAGACGGGTAGTAGTGGTACTATGGAGTATGGACTCCATTTCGACCACGCCGTTTCATTTTCTCACCATTTTTGGGATTGTCGTTTTCTTGTTGTGGTTCTCTCAATCCACAGAGTATGAGGACGAATTGAAACACGCAGCAGGGAACTTCTAGCTGATCCTTTTCCTCTTGCCCTTTCTATTGATACTGATCTTCGTGGTTGTATATTCTACCGGCGGATTTCTGGGTTGGTTGTGATGGGAGGTTGGGTATGTGGTTGGGCCAGATTTCTGGGTTGGTTGTGATGGGTTATGCCGGGATGGTGTCTGTGAGGATTTTGAAAacgaagaactgaagaagattCAGGTGATGGAATCAACCTAATCTTTTGACTTTTCTTGCTTGTTGCTGTTATATACGTCGACGTGTAGGTGGGGCAAAACGGGCAGAACAGGGTAAGTAAATCACCTGTTAGTCGCGTGACTCAACTTCTGTCGGATTTAACCACGAATTCTGACGGAATATCGTTAAGTGAGAGTTTTTGAAAGTTTAACACCTAGTTTGAAAGAAATACTAGTTTAGTATCCTTTTGTTAAAACACTTGATAGTTCATTATCCTTTTATAAAGTTctccctaaaaataaaaaatacccaCATAGCACAAattgataaaacaaatatatttcaCCTTGCAAAtacaatattttctttctttaatttttttttatttcatcagaaaagataaagaacaaaaacacaTGCATGTTGTACCCAAAAAAATCATAGCAAATACATAATTGTTCTTAATTCTCTTAGACTTACCAATAGATATAGAAGATCgaccacaaacaaaacaaaaacttgtaCCAACAAAAGATCATTACCTCCTTGGggattgaaatatatatttcatttggtaattaatatcctaaaaaaacttgctagctagctagctagtttcaAACACTATTTGATCAGTTGACCCTTTTACAATCTGATCTAATCTCTCCACTGCTTCCAGTCAGGGGGCTTATATTTCCCATTTTGATCATGGATTGGCCAAAGCTGTCAAAGAAGTCACTCTGGCTACTAGCAAAACGGTTCACGATTTCAATTGTGTCAGCCCCAGTTGTCGAAAACAGCTCTTGATCAGTTTGGAGAAGccctttgttgttttgcaggtTCGTGAAGTAGTTATTATCGAAGTCATTCGGCGTCGCCTGATCAAGGTTGGTTAACGTATCATTATTTCCACCTTGAGGACATGTTTGGCGAAGCATTTCCAAGTACATTGCGTCTATGCTGAGATCTGGGTTTCCGGTGCTATTGAAGTCATAAAGGCGGGGACTGAAGGAACTGCATCGTGCCCGTCCAAATGTATGCGCACCTGTATAACACGGTACATTAGTTGGTGTAAAATAGAAGTAATAGATGCTGAACTTGAATAGTAGTAATATTAATTACTCGTAATTTTATAATTgggaaaatttcatttactatGTACTCttgatcttttattacttttgtaatcatacccatatataaaactttaaaaagctagtatcaatttagtgtattcatttttcaaatttttttttttatagaattttttgttaaatcctaatggagagggtgtcaaaattcctaaaatacccattttttttaaggaaaaaattgcaaggatttaagcGTTGATcaagatttaacggaatttgcaaaaatacctatgcctgaatttttgaatatatatatgttttatttaataaaaaaaatatgagtatttttaaaattttgaaaagatttaaCGAAATATCCTAAATAAGGGTGAAATCAAAGGAGAAACTGCCGGCATCTGtacccataattttttatttttttcttaaaaaaaaatttccctaaattttatttatttttatgagtttgaccccccaaaattaattttttacacttaaaatttttcattttttagtcTTGTCTCCCCTCATATCAAATATTGGTTCTGTTTctaggtgaaattgaaaaatgttgaaaaattgatacattaaattaatactaaattgacattttttaaagtttatatgtatgattgtaaaagtaatgaaaaattaaggtgataagtgaaatttttctctttataattGGATAATTAGCTTATATGCATGATTCATTTTAAGTTACCAGATAAAGCAACTAGGTCAGTAGTATCAAGTCCCACGTCGCTAAATTTGCCTTTAATCCCTTCCAGGGTTTCGAAAGGACCTGGAAGATTACTATCAGCTCCTGCCCTATTCGCAGTCCTGCTATCTCGTCTTCCCAGTTGAACTTCCCACGTTTGGCCTCCTCCCTGCAATAATTATCATGTtattcatcttttattttttattttttgattttaatcatccattagaatttttcattaaatcctaatgaATGGGCgccaaaattcttaaaatatcgCTCCTATTTTTGAGAAtcttcgaattttttttttttaatattttgtttttaaaaaatgaggtgttttaagaattttaacaggatttaaatcaaaaaattataaataaggtaaaattgaaataaattgaaAACTGAATCcactaaattaatatttttttaaagttgaagtgtataattataaaaacaataaaagattcaagaaaagcTACATCTACGTTATCTTTATCGGAGAATTGCAATGGAAATAATTACCAAAGAAACAGATATCTGAGAAGCAATGGCTAAGATATCTGCGCAGGAAACTACTCCTGGGCAAACATTCTCTACCGCAGTTTTGATTTCATCAACCACCGGAAATCCATCTACTGAGTCTTTATTAGGACCTGCTTCTTTCTCGCTGTCTATACCATCAGCATTGTCTAGCAAAATGGAGCCATCACAGCCCTACGTACACCCAATACAGTTAAATATATATtcgttagtatatatatatatacatatactgtcaaaaaataagaaaaagaatagggaAAGAAACTATAAATAGTATTAAGGTGGCTCCTTTGAGTTTACAATATTAAAACATGtaatttaaaaacacagttaagcgtttaatAAAGTAGTAGGTACGTAGTTTATACTTTATACACACGAAAGATGAGATTGAGAAGAACGTAACTCACAT
This DNA window, taken from Alnus glutinosa chromosome 5, dhAlnGlut1.1, whole genome shotgun sequence, encodes the following:
- the LOC133869175 gene encoding multiprotein-bridging factor 1c-like, coding for MVLNRFGSRYQALLSGAPVQKIRKADAGSNKKVAPAVNARNLDEAASLDRVSSNVRQAIQKARLEKKMSQADQAKQINERPQVVQEYENGKAVPNQAVLTKMEKVLGVKLRGKTGK
- the LOC133869332 gene encoding peroxidase A2-like produces the protein MSSFLLKLAIMSAILLFPRSNAQLSSTFYASTCPNVSAIVRGVIEQAAQNDVRIGAKLIRLHFHDCFVDGCDGSILLDNADGIDSEKEAGPNKDSVDGFPVVDEIKTAVENVCPGVVSCADILAIASQISVSLGGGQTWEVQLGRRDSRTANRAGADSNLPGPFETLEGIKGKFSDVGLDTTDLVALSGAHTFGRARCSSFSPRLYDFNSTGNPDLSIDAMYLEMLRQTCPQGGNNDTLTNLDQATPNDFDNNYFTNLQNNKGLLQTDQELFSTTGADTIEIVNRFASSQSDFFDSFGQSMIKMGNISPLTGSSGEIRSDCKRVN